From the genome of Labrus bergylta chromosome 4, fLabBer1.1, whole genome shotgun sequence, one region includes:
- the LOC136178860 gene encoding tripartite motif-containing protein 16-like, whose translation MAQKGVQLDREAFSCSICLDLLKDPVAIPCGHSYCMNCIKSHWDKEDEKTIYSCPQCRQTFTPRPVLGKNTMLAVLVEELKKTGLQAAPADHCYAGPEDVACDVCTGRKLKACKSCLQCLASYCEKHLQPHFEAAPLKKHKLVEPSKKLQENVCSRHDEVMKMFCRTDQQSICYLCSVDEHKGHDTVSAAVERSERQTELEVSRQNIQQRIQDREKDVKLLQQEVEAINGSADKTVGNSEKIFTELIRLMEKRRSDVKQQVRSQQQTEVSRVRELQEKLEQEITELKKKDAELEKLSHTEDHNQFLHDYPSLSPLSESTHSSSIKSRPLRYFEDVTAAVSEVRDKLQDVLREKWTNISQTVTEVDVLLSEPQPKTRTEFLKYSCDITLDPNTAHTLLLLSDENRKVTAMRAQQSYSSHPDRFTGRCQVLSKESLTGRCYWEVELRGRGLYVAVTYKNISRAESSYECLFGGNDKSWALDCDNNSYNFCYNKVTTRVSGPRSSRVGVYLDHRAGILSFYSISKTMTLLHRVQTTFTQPLHAGLWFNWFNWFKDSAELCKLK comes from the coding sequence atggcgcagaaaggagttcaactagaccgggaggccttctcttgttcgatctgtctggatctcctgaaggatccggttgctattccctgtggacatagttactgtatgaactgtattaaaagccactgggataaagaggatgagaagacaatctacagctgccctcagtgtaggcagactttcacaccgaggcctgtccttggtaaaaacaccatgttggcagtcttagtggaggagctgaagaagactggactccaagctgctcctgctgatcactgctatgctggacctgaagatgtggcctgtgatgtctgcaccgggaggaaactgaaagcctgtaagtcctgtctgcagtgtctggcctcttactgtgagaaacatcttcagcctcattttgaagcagctccattaaagaaacacaagctggtggagccctccaagaagctccaggagaacgtctgctctcgtcatgatgaagtgatgaagatgttctgtcgtactgatcagcagtctatctgttatctctgctctgtggacgaacacaaaggtcatgacacagtctcagctgcagtagaaaggagcgagaggcagacagagctggaggtgagtcgacaaaacatccagcagagaatccaggacagagagaaagatgtgaagctgctccaacaggaggtggaggctatcaatggctctgctgataaaacagtggggaacagtgagaagatcttcactgagctgatccgtctcatggagaaaagacgctctgatgtgaagcagcaggtcagatcccagcagcaaactgaagtgagtcgagtcagagagcttcaggagaagctggagcaggagatcactgagctgaagaagaaagacgctgaactggagaagctctcacacacagaagatcacaaccagtttctacacgactacccctcactgtcaccactcagtgaatctacacactcatccagcatcaagagccgtcctctgaggtactttgaggatgtgacagcagctgtgtcagaagtcagagataaactacaggacgtcctgagagagaaatggacaaacatctcacagacagtgactgaagtggatgttttactatCAGAGCCACAGCCCAAGACCAGaactgagttcttaaaatattcatgtgacatcacactggatccaaacacagcacacacactgctgttattatctgatgagaacagaaaagtaacagcaATGAGAGCACAACAGTCTTATTcgagtcacccagacagattcactggtaggtgtcaggtcctgagtaaagagagtctgactggacgttgttattgggaagtggagttgagaggaagaggactttatgtagcagtcacatacaagaatatcagcagagcagagagctCATATGAATGTCTGTTTGGaggtaatgacaaatcttgggcgttagattgtgacaacaacagttataacttttgttacaacaaagtCACCACTCGTGTCTCAGGTCCtcggtcctccagagtaggagtgtacctggatcacagagcaggtattctgtccttctacagcatctctaaaaccatgactctcctccacagagtccagaccacattcactcagcctctacatgctggactctgGTTTAACTGGTTTAACTGGTTTaaagactctgctgagttgtgtaagctgaagtag